The region TCTCAGGCGTTAGTTAATCGTGTTTGTGAATTAGAATCTTTGGGCTTGTTGCGACTTCCTCAAGTACTTGTTCCTGTGCCATTGCATATTAATCGTCAGAGAAAGCGTGGGTTTAATCAGGCGTGGTTGATTGCTGATTCTATTTACCAGCAGTTGAATATTCCGATAGCAGTTCAAGGGCTAGAACGTGTTTTAGATACCGAGTCCCAAGCGGGGCTTACGGGTCAGCAGAGGCGTATGAATTTATCTGGTGCATTTAGACTAGCAGATAGTTTTCCGTATCAGAGGATCGCATTAATTGATGATGTAGTGACGACGGGAACGACGGTAAACGAAATTGCAACGATGTTTAAAAAGTTAAATATTCATGTGCAGGTCTGGTGTTTAGCCAGAGCTGAGGCACCAGGACTTTTGGATTAGTTTTGTTAATTTTCATTTCATTGTGTGCTTTTGCTACTATTTACTATGTTTATAACTAATCATGTTTTCCTATTAAAATTAAGCTATTGCTAAATTATTCGAATAAAAAAGCAAACCAATTTGATTGAGGGCTACAAAGCTGAACTCAGTCGGAGTATCATAGAGCTAATCCATACTAAATTACTCAAGTTTTACCTGAGGGAGCCGTCTTAATGATCACTATTTCCGATACCGCTCAGGCTCATTTTGTTACCTTGTTAGCAGATCAGCCCGACGGAACTCATATTCGTGTCTTTGTAATTAGCCCAGGCACAGCGACTGCTGAGTGTGGTGTTTCTTATTGTCCGCCGGATGCTGTTGAAGCAGATGATATGGAATTCGAATTTAATGGCTTTAATGCTATGGTCGATGGAAAATCAGCGCCGTTTCTTGAAGACGCTACGATTGATTTTGTCACTGATCAGTTAGGTTCACAATTAACGCTTAAAGCGCCGAATGCTAAGATGCGTAAGGTGTCTAGCGATGCGTCATTAAATGAGCGCATTGAGTATGTCATTCAGTCAGAAATCAACCCTCAGTTAGCCAGTCATGGTGGTAACATTGTCCTGATTGAAGTGACTGAAGAAGGTGTTGCAGTACTTCAATTTGGTGGCGGTTGTAATGGTTGCTCTATGGTTGATGTGACGTTGAAAGATGGAATTGAAAAACAGCTGCTTGATTTGTTTCCTGGTGAGTTAACAGGTGTTAAAGATGTGACAGAGCATCAAGCTGGTGATCATTCATACCAGTAAGTAAACATCAATAAAAAAGCGAGTCATTGCTGAGATCGAGCAATGACTCGCTTTTTTATGTTTGGTATATCAAATGATTTTACTCAGTTTATATTTGTAGTGGAGAGTGAGTGTTAAGCTTCGTGCTAACATGAACGCGCTCATCGATGCCCATAAGGCGTGATTACCTTGTTCTTGCAATAGGAACCATGTAGGGAAAAAGACACCGAAAGTTGAGATTATCATACTGTTTCTCATTACTTTTCCCTTCGCAGCACCAATATAAACCCCGTCGAAAAGATAAGAGCCAAAAGAGAGTAAAGGCAGTAGCACAATCCAAAAAAGAAATTCATCAGCGGCAATTCTGACATCTTCTATGTTGGTGAGCATACTAATGATGTTTTTTCCGAAAAATGCAAACAGCAGAGTGAATAAGATCGCAGATATTGCGGACCATAACCAAGCTAATATGACGCTTTCTTGCATTAATATTTTGTTCTTTTGACCATAAGCTCTGCCGACTTCAGCTTCTGCATAGTAGGCAATACCGTCCAAAGCATAAGAAATGAGCAATAATAAATTGAGTAAAACAGCGTTCGCTGCCACCGTGTTATCGCCTAAGCCAGCACCTTTAAAAGTCATAAAGGCAAATGAGAGTTGCAGACATAAGCTGCGGATAAATATATCAGTATTTAGGCTTAATAATCGGCGATAACTACTAATGTCCAACGTTTTATAAAGACGAGAAAAGTCAAAATCCCCAGTGTGTTTAATTTGCTGGTAAACCATCGTTAATGCAACAGTAAAACCAGCTATGTCAGCCAGCACTGAAGCGAAAGCAGCCCCTTTGACGCCCCACCCTAGCCCTAAAACAAATAATAGGTCTAGTCCGATATTAGCCAGATTTGCAACGATAAGTTGCCACATAGCGGCTTTAGGCTTTTGCCTACCGAGTAACCAACCTAAGAACACAAGATTGAGTAACGCAAAAGGAGTCGACCAGATTCTTATGTTAAAATATTGACGACAATAGTGTTCAACTTCTGTACTAGCATCTGTGAACAATAACACGCTATTAAGAATCGGGAGTTGCAGTATTACCGTACTTAGCCCTAAAATAAGCGCTAGAGTGCTAGCTTGAAGTAAGAGTTTATATTGGTTTTGTATATTCCCAGCACCATAGGATTGAGCAACTAAGCCTGTTGTGGCCATCCTGAGAAAACCAAACATCCATAATAGTAGTGTTATTATGGTAGATCCAACGGCTACGCCGCCTAAATAGTAGGCGTTACTTAAATGGCCCACCACTGCAGTGTCTACCAGTCCTAATAATGGAACGGTGATATTAGACAATATCACAGGTAGAGCGAGTGTTAACAATTGTCTGTTTTTCTGTTTATTTAATAGAAGTTCAGCTGGAGTCATATTATCTCGAGGTTTAACATTTTATGTTTAAAAGCATGTTAGTTGTTTTGCTTGTTATGATTGGTTTTTCGACGCAGGCTGCGGTGATTTTACAGTATCACCATGTTTCAGCATCGACGCCAG is a window of Shewanella sp. VB17 DNA encoding:
- a CDS encoding ComF family protein, translating into MKPSLVVGKIMQLISASLPNRCLMCHQSIALPARGLCHVCLDSGLYHQPICQGCGCAMQVQCIFCGRCLLKQPIAVIAPCSYHQGLGEWIGLIKYQAQFAALPVLSQALVNRVCELESLGLLRLPQVLVPVPLHINRQRKRGFNQAWLIADSIYQQLNIPIAVQGLERVLDTESQAGLTGQQRRMNLSGAFRLADSFPYQRIALIDDVVTTGTTVNEIATMFKKLNIHVQVWCLARAEAPGLLD
- the nfuA gene encoding Fe-S biogenesis protein NfuA, which produces MITISDTAQAHFVTLLADQPDGTHIRVFVISPGTATAECGVSYCPPDAVEADDMEFEFNGFNAMVDGKSAPFLEDATIDFVTDQLGSQLTLKAPNAKMRKVSSDASLNERIEYVIQSEINPQLASHGGNIVLIEVTEEGVAVLQFGGGCNGCSMVDVTLKDGIEKQLLDLFPGELTGVKDVTEHQAGDHSYQ
- a CDS encoding MATE family efflux transporter, producing MTPAELLLNKQKNRQLLTLALPVILSNITVPLLGLVDTAVVGHLSNAYYLGGVAVGSTIITLLLWMFGFLRMATTGLVAQSYGAGNIQNQYKLLLQASTLALILGLSTVILQLPILNSVLLFTDASTEVEHYCRQYFNIRIWSTPFALLNLVFLGWLLGRQKPKAAMWQLIVANLANIGLDLLFVLGLGWGVKGAAFASVLADIAGFTVALTMVYQQIKHTGDFDFSRLYKTLDISSYRRLLSLNTDIFIRSLCLQLSFAFMTFKGAGLGDNTVAANAVLLNLLLLISYALDGIAYYAEAEVGRAYGQKNKILMQESVILAWLWSAISAILFTLLFAFFGKNIISMLTNIEDVRIAADEFLFWIVLLPLLSFGSYLFDGVYIGAAKGKVMRNSMIISTFGVFFPTWFLLQEQGNHALWASMSAFMLARSLTLTLHYKYKLSKII